Within Cucumis melo cultivar AY chromosome 4, USDA_Cmelo_AY_1.0, whole genome shotgun sequence, the genomic segment ACCACCAAGTGCCCAATTGGTATAATAGTTTAGGGTTATATTTCTCTTTGGGTTTAAACTATTTTTGTTTAGGTGGTAAATAGTAAATACTTTAGTAAAGAAAAAAGGAATATTCAAATAGTATTTACTATATTTAGTTGTAGATTATAAATAATCGTATGTAGTTGATGTTAGAGTGGTGTTCCAAATGCCCTTTGGATACCTTCCTTCCCCAAAACGCAACGcaacattttattttttctttttgtgagTTTAGCAATTATGTCAATGGAGTAACACGTGATCAACATTTGTGATAATATTTACTAAATTATGCTCGAATTCATCAAGCGATATCATATACATTGTACATGGGTTGGCGtattttagaattttataaACATAAATATGTCTTGAATTCAATTAATTTTGAACATTTCATAGAGCTCATAGTTCAATTATAATTAGTCCGAATTGTAATTGTCACTAAAGTTCAACAAAACCTAGAATCAAATCATTAGAATCGAAATGATAGTTTTGATACCTTATTCACTAACTGCATGCTCAAATTAACATCTCAATCTCATAATCTTTAGAAgggtaaaaaaagaaatagaaactaTATAAAGAACAAGCAAGCAATAATTAAAACTTGATTAAAAGTATAACACACGACATGTAGttccctatatatatatatcacaaaCCACACACTTTTGAACCATAAATGAGTGATGTTCAAAGCCATGAGAACACATCAATCGTTGAACTTCCACCCCTAATCTCATTCAGAGCATTCAATGCTGATAACGTTAGCTTCATGTACATACTCTCCATATACTCGATCTCTGCAAGATCTTCGGGAATGTTCAACACCTTTTCTTTACCCTTAGTCGCACTTTCTTCCTCATTGATAGCAGCAGCAGCAGTTGACATGTCTTTCTTGAAGAAGAGAAGATCAAGCATAACCTCACATTCCTTCAATAGCTTGTCGAGCACATCGGTTGAGTAGAACGGTTGGTGCAACACCTTCTTGATGAATGGCACACGGATCAGCTCGCCGCTCCGCCTGTCGTACTTCTTTAGAATCTTGACCAATCCTGTGCTTGGCATGtattgaatgaatgaatgaacgAACTTTTAGAAGATTGAAGAGTTTTAGAATGAATAAATATTGAATCATAAGTGAAAATTAAGTTTTGAAGATAGCAGAAATGATGGGTTATGTAATAAGTTGATATGGATGTAAAACAACTATTAGGAAGATTTGACATGAAGCATGTCGTCGTATCGTCACCTTTTGTGCAAAATCCTAATGGACTGCTAGAAGGGTTGAGCTCGATGGGGAGTTTGAAATGTTCTTTGCCACAAGTCTTGGGGTAGAAAACTTATGGGTGTTTGGGACAATGAACTATGAGTTTTTTGTTTATGTAATTTGACTATAAATTCAAACTTTTCCTTAGAAAATATGAAAACTATGGTAAAGAAACAACGATAAACCAAATGGTAATCAATGATGTTTAACATCAGAATATGACCAACAATAACATCCATTTTCTGGAGCATATTTGGACAAGAAATGCAATttataaacaacaacaaaaggCCAATAAGCAAAGCtataaaaagagaaataaaaaacaacAGCATAACACACCAACCTGTATAGTTCAAAGCACTATAATTCTCTAACAAAACCATCTCTCCATGGAAGTCCACAATGTCTCTCCCTACTTTCATCAGCATCTCGTTTGAATCTCCGACATTCGCAACCTTCTCCTGCAATAACTGCAAGTACACCCCGAACAACAACGTCGTAAGGCAGACAGAACGTAAACATGTTGTGTATCTCTTAAGAGTTAAAAGGGGAAGTAGTAGCTGCTTAATTTCAAACATCAATTTTTGAAATGGTGCAAAAACAAAAGAGATGCATAGGAGACCAACTATTCAA encodes:
- the LOC103503826 gene encoding SPX domain-containing protein 2-like, translated to MKFWKILCNLIESTLPEWRDEYISYKKLKKQLKNMYPPNKNDGTNPIKRLKLDGEANSSMESFLNLLQEELDKFNQFFEAKEEFYVIKWRLLQEKVANVGDSNEMLMKVGRDIVDFHGEMVLLENYSALNYTGLVKILKKYDRRSGELIRVPFIKKVLHQPFYSTDVLDKLLKECEVMLDLLFFKKDMSTAAAAINEEESATKGKEKVLNIPEDLAEIEYMESMYMKLTLSALNALNEIRGGSSTIDVFSWL